In one window of Helianthus annuus cultivar XRQ/B chromosome 17, HanXRQr2.0-SUNRISE, whole genome shotgun sequence DNA:
- the LOC110866666 gene encoding uncharacterized protein LOC110866666 → MKAKGIPNFMWGEAVRHASYILNRSHTRALQDQTPYEMFNGRKPNLKYLKIFGCIAYAKVMVNHLEKLADRSKPLVYLGNEPGSKAFRLYDPKNRKIVVNRDVEFDEKRRWNWSKTTKSAQYGAGTFILTEYVDTGVEQVQLEAESGFENVVESGSNDAAERLQQKMTTAKMRLLVTKHPSKASNLKFAALIQVTVVNNQLQEDPVECQLLLFGSMIM, encoded by the coding sequence ATGAAGGCCAAAGGTATACCAAATTTCATGTGGGGAGAGGCAGTGAGACATGCTTCTTATATTTTAAATCGTTCGCATACCAGAGCTCTTCAAGATCAAACACCTTATGAGATGTTTAACGGAAGAAAACCAAACTTGAAGTATTTGAAGATTTTCGGATGTATAGCTTATGCAAAGGTCATGGTTAATCACTTAGAAAAACTTGCAGATCGTTCTAAGCCACTTGTGTATTTGGGAAATGAACCTGGTTCCAAAGCCTTTCGGTTATATGACCCGAAGAACCGAAAAATAGTGGTAAACCGGGATGTGGAGTTCGATGAAAAAAGAAGGTGGAACTGgtctaaaacaacaaaatcagcTCAATACGGAGCGGGTACTTTTATTCTAACTGAATATGTTGATACAGGTGTTGAACAAGTGCAACTTGAGGCTGAATCTGGGTTCGAAAATGTTGTTGAATCCGGGTCTAATGATGCTGCTGAACGGCTACAACAGAAGATGACAACAGCCAAGATGAGGTTGTTGGTGACCAAACACCCCAGCAAAGCGTCCAATCTGAAATTTGCAGCACTTATTCAAGTGACAGTAGTGAACAACCAGCTCCAAGAAGATCCAGTCGAGTGCCAGTTACTCCTGTTCGGTTCAATGATTATGTAA